From Rhodamnia argentea isolate NSW1041297 chromosome 10, ASM2092103v1, whole genome shotgun sequence, a single genomic window includes:
- the LOC115735028 gene encoding auxin-responsive protein SAUR50: protein MTANHFLRSCLEKWSKLARNTTSPPSSACERCSLQWVFRPSAYREDDNGFIPRDVPKGHLVVYVGDNHKRYVIKVKVLAHPLFRALLDQAKEEYDYSADSKLCIPCDEKMFMDVVRCAASPHECRICGLCF, encoded by the coding sequence ATGACGGCGAACCATTTCCTGAGGTCGTGCCTGGAGAAGTGGAGCAAACTGGCCAGAAACACCAcctctcctccttcctcagCCTGCGAGAGGTGCTCTCTCCAGTGGGTGTTTCGGCCGTCCGCGTATCGCGAAGACGACAATGGCTTCATTCCCAGGGACGTCCCGAAGGGTCACTTGGTCGTCTACGTCGGAGACAATCACAAGCGGTACGTGATCAAGGTCAAAGTCTTGGCTCACCCGCTCTTCAGAGCGCTCTTGGATCAAGCTAAAGAAGAGTACGACTACAGTGCTGATTCCAAGCTCTGCATCCCCTGCGACGAGAAGATGTTCATGGATGTCGTTCGCTGCGCAGCATCTCCTCATGAGTGTCGGATTTGCGGTCTCTGTTTCTGA